A region of the Agromyces sp. CF514 genome:
CGGGCACCGCCGCCAACGTCTCGGGCGGCGTGTGGCAGAACAGCCGCATCAACCCGACCCTGAGCGCCCAGTGCGGTCTCAGCGTCGCCATCGTCGCTGACCTCTCCGGATCGGTCGGCAGCGAGCTGCCGAACCTGAAGGGCGCGGCGAACACCCTGGTCGACGCCCTCACCGGAACCCCGTCGACCGTCTCGCTGTTCACCTTCGCGACGACGTCGCCCGCGGCCGGTGGGACGAACGTCAACCGACCCGGCCTGACCGCGGTGTCGACGACCGCCGGAGCGAGCACGGTCAAGGGTTGGATCAACGGCTGGGTGATCCCGACCGGCACCCAGCAGTACACCAACTGGGATCGGGCGTTCGCCGCGGTCGCCGACGCCACGCAGCACTACGACGTCGTCGTCGTCATCACCGACGGGAACCCGACCGTCTACGGAACGAACACCTCGCCGGTGCAGACCCGCTTCCGCGAGGTCGAGAACGGCATCTTCTCGGCGAACGCCGTGAAGGCCGAGGGCAGCCGGCTGATCGCCATGGGCGTCGGAGCCGGCATCGGCTCGGCATCGGCAGGACTCAACCTGCGCTCCATCTCGGGCACGACCCTCAACTCCGACTACTTCCAGACCGCCGACTACAGCGCAGCCGGGGCCGCGCTCCGGGCGCTGGCGCTCGGCAACTGCCTCGGGACGATCACCGTGGTCAAGCAGGTGCAGCCGCCGGGGACCGCTGCGGGGAGCACCGCCGGCGGCGTGCCGACCGGCGGCTGGACGTTCACCGCGACCGGCTCGACCGGGGTCTCCGTCTCTCCGGGCAGCGGGCAGACCGACACGGCCACGGGCGCGCTGAACTTCGGCCTCACCCTCGCCGGGGGCGTCACGAGCGGGACCGTGACGCTCGGCGAGACCCAGCAGGCGGGGTACACGCTGAACCAGATCGGCGGGAACAACGCCGTCTGCACGCGCGTGGACACCGGTGCGGCGGTCGCCGTCACGAACACCGGGGCGACGTCGTTCTCGGTCCCGGTCGCCGCCGACGTGCCGATCAGCTGCACCGTGTACAACGTCGCCCAGCAGCCGCCCGCCGCGGCGATCGCCGCGAAGCGGTGGATCATCGACGGGGTCGTGTTCGACAACGGCACCCAGCCGCCCGCACTCCAGGCCCTGCTCGCGATGGGCGGGACTGCGCAGGACTGGGGGACCCAGCGCACCGGCCTCACGGCCGGCGACACGCTCGCCGTCTCCGAATCGACGAGCATCGAGTCCTGGTCGCTGTGCACGATCACGTCGAGCCGAGTGACGAGCGTCAACGGCGGCACCGTCGACCTGCCGTTGCCGTACACCGCGACCCTCGTCGCTGGGCTCAATTCGTACGAGATCACGAACACCGCGACCTGTCCGTCCCGGCTCACGCTGACCAAGCAGGTCGTGAACGGGCCGGCCACGGCCGATGCGTGGACGCTGAACGCGACGGCGCCCGGAGGGGCCTTGCCGTTCGCATCCGGGACGAGCGGGGTCACACACCCCGTGACGCCGCTGACGACGTATCCGCTCTCGGAGACGGGAGGCGACCCGCGTTACGTGCAGCAGGTCGGCATCGGCGCGAACGCCATCCCGGGCTCCACCGTCAGCTGGTTCTGCAGTCAGGTCGACCCGGTCACCGGCGTGGTCATCGCGGGCTTCTCCGACGGCCTGAACGGCGGGGTGACGGCACCTCGCGGCTACGCGGTGAACTGCGTCGCCCGCAACCAGTCGGCACCGCTCACGCTCATCAAGCACGTCGTCAACGACGACGGCGGATCGCTCGACGCCTCGGCGTGGAACCTCACGGCGACCCCGACCACGCCTCCGGCCGTGCCGGCCGGCCTGGGGCCCCAGACCGTCGCGGGCTCGGAGACCGGAACGGTCGTCTGGGTGCGGCCCGGCCAGCCGTACAACCTCTCGGAGTCGACCGTCACGGGCTACTCCAATACGGACCTGGAGTGCTACACCACGACGGACGCCACTCCGCGGGTGGTCTCCCAAGTGGTCCTCGCGGTCGGCGAGGCGGGCTTCTGCACGTTCACCAACGATGACGACGCGCCGCACCTGACCCTGGTCAAGCGCGTCCTCGACCAAGCCGGGGGCGACATCACGACGCCCGAGCTGGCCGCTCGCTGGACGCTCACGGCGTCGGGCACCGACGGCTTCTCGGGAGCGGGCAACACGGCCGACGTGACCGATCAGGTCGTCCGCGCGAACACGTCGTACACGCTCTCGGAGTCGACGGTGCCGGGGTACGTCAACGGGACGACGTGGTCGTGCACGGGCGGGACGTTCACCGGTCCCGACACGATCAGCCTGCAACCCGGTGCCGACGCGACCTGCACGATGACGAACACCGTCGCCACGGCCACGTTGACGTTCCAGAAGTCCTGGGTGAACGGCGCCGCCGGCGACTCGGCGGCCCTCGGCATCACGGGGGCGGCCACCGGTTCCGCGACGGCGACGGTGCCTCCCGGCGGATCGGGCGTCTCGGCCGACGACGTGGCGGTCACGGTCAGCACCGGGCAGACCGTCAACCTGGGCGAGGTCCTGTCCGACGCGAACACCGGCTCCTACACGTCGGCGATCTCGTGCAGCCCCGCCGGCGGGTTCACCCCGAACGCAGACGGCCGCGGCGGCACGTACGTGGTGCCCGAGCAGCCGGTGGACGTCACGTGCACGGTCACGAACAGTCGGACCGCGGTCGCGCTCACGCTGACCAAGGACTGGGTCGACGGGGTGTCCCTGAACGACGCCGTGATCGAGATCGACGGGCAGGGGCTGACCGGGAGCGGTTCGGCCGTGGCCACGGTGCCGCCCGGCGGCACCGGCACATCCTCGGAGACCGTGACCGTCATCGCGTACAGCGGCGACACCGCGACGCTGAGCGAGCAGATCGGCGGCCCGAACCCGGACTACACGACGACGCTGACCTGCGACGACGGCACGCTGACCTACACGGCCGGCGAGACCGACGGGTCGCTCGCCCTGCCGAAGACGCTCGACCAGGACATCACCTGCACGTTCCGGAACACCCCGGTCGAGCCGGAGTGGACCCTGGAGAAGTCCTCGGACCCGGCATCGGGCAGCACGGTCCAGCCGGGCGACGTCATCACGTACACGCTCACCGCTACACATGTCGCCGGCACGGCGACGCCCGTGGGCGTGCAGGCGACCGACGACCTCTCGGCGGTGCTGCTCCATGCGACCCTGGTCGAGCCGCTCCCGGCGGGCCTCACGCTCGAGGGCACCACGCTGACCTGGACGATCGGCGATCTGGACTCCACCGCGAGCGTCACGTACAGCGTGACGGTCGCCGCCGACGCCTTCGGCGTCGAACTGGTGAATGTCGCGACGCCGGGAACGGGCGGCGAGTGCACGCTGCCCGCGGACTGCACCACGACGCATCCGACGCCGCACTTCGTGTTGGAGAAGTCCTCGAATCCAGCGTCCGGTGCGACCGTGCTGCCGGGTGACATCGTCACGTACACGTTGACGGCGACGAACGACTCCGACGGCGTCCTCTCGGGCGCGGTCGTCACCGATGACCTGTCGGATGTGCTCGACGATGCGACGATCGGCACGATCGGGTCCGGCGGGTCGCTCACCGGGACGACGCTGACCTGGGCCGTCCCGACGCTCCAGCCGGGAGGCGCGGCGACGCTCTCGTACACCGTGACGGTGAACGCCGACGCGATCGGCGTCACGCTCGTGAACGTCGCGACACCGGGA
Encoded here:
- a CDS encoding DUF11 domain-containing protein, translating into MSQRVHGRRSASVRRRERWGWRAGAAVGGIFALLSTTLIATGASADDDATAAGGASAGAEWTVTAAVDPAGATSASPGDPLTHTLSLSTTTDASTVPIVVDDLSGLLDDATVSSTTEELAAAGLVFDATAKTITWTATAPVPAGAALTTSFAVTVDDDAEDGATLATAATVEGAAACEPDDACATALTVTAASSDPATDPTEEPTAEPTDEPDAAAGDAGDGDGAARDSDAPQAKALTDATADAAPLDAAVVPLVVPGPTASTSVITVKVGSDRTGVSGVTNLAGATLALFDSATATTQSAGTGNPTTCVSDADGDCSFVIADTQTGGANLNRRFWVRQISPPVPGYYANLTLGAENAQGGTTSQTYQFQTGTQLQAGQTYASSSSFMVGTGTAANVSGGVWQNSRINPTLSAQCGLSVAIVADLSGSVGSELPNLKGAANTLVDALTGTPSTVSLFTFATTSPAAGGTNVNRPGLTAVSTTAGASTVKGWINGWVIPTGTQQYTNWDRAFAAVADATQHYDVVVVITDGNPTVYGTNTSPVQTRFREVENGIFSANAVKAEGSRLIAMGVGAGIGSASAGLNLRSISGTTLNSDYFQTADYSAAGAALRALALGNCLGTITVVKQVQPPGTAAGSTAGGVPTGGWTFTATGSTGVSVSPGSGQTDTATGALNFGLTLAGGVTSGTVTLGETQQAGYTLNQIGGNNAVCTRVDTGAAVAVTNTGATSFSVPVAADVPISCTVYNVAQQPPAAAIAAKRWIIDGVVFDNGTQPPALQALLAMGGTAQDWGTQRTGLTAGDTLAVSESTSIESWSLCTITSSRVTSVNGGTVDLPLPYTATLVAGLNSYEITNTATCPSRLTLTKQVVNGPATADAWTLNATAPGGALPFASGTSGVTHPVTPLTTYPLSETGGDPRYVQQVGIGANAIPGSTVSWFCSQVDPVTGVVIAGFSDGLNGGVTAPRGYAVNCVARNQSAPLTLIKHVVNDDGGSLDASAWNLTATPTTPPAVPAGLGPQTVAGSETGTVVWVRPGQPYNLSESTVTGYSNTDLECYTTTDATPRVVSQVVLAVGEAGFCTFTNDDDAPHLTLVKRVLDQAGGDITTPELAARWTLTASGTDGFSGAGNTADVTDQVVRANTSYTLSESTVPGYVNGTTWSCTGGTFTGPDTISLQPGADATCTMTNTVATATLTFQKSWVNGAAGDSAALGITGAATGSATATVPPGGSGVSADDVAVTVSTGQTVNLGEVLSDANTGSYTSAISCSPAGGFTPNADGRGGTYVVPEQPVDVTCTVTNSRTAVALTLTKDWVDGVSLNDAVIEIDGQGLTGSGSAVATVPPGGTGTSSETVTVIAYSGDTATLSEQIGGPNPDYTTTLTCDDGTLTYTAGETDGSLALPKTLDQDITCTFRNTPVEPEWTLEKSSDPASGSTVQPGDVITYTLTATHVAGTATPVGVQATDDLSAVLLHATLVEPLPAGLTLEGTTLTWTIGDLDSTASVTYSVTVAADAFGVELVNVATPGTGGECTLPADCTTTHPTPHFVLEKSSNPASGATVLPGDIVTYTLTATNDSDGVLSGAVVTDDLSDVLDDATIGTIGSGGSLTGTTLTWAVPTLQPGGAATLSYTVTVNADAIGVTLVNVATPGTGGECTLPADCTTTHPTPHFVLEKTSDPASGTIVLPGDTVTYTLTATNDSDGVLSGAVVIDDLSDVLDDATIGTIGSGGSLSGTTLTWAVPTLQPGDVATLSYTVTVNADAIGVTLVNVATPGTGGECTLPADCTTTHPTPSWVLAKTADPVTGSAVDVGSAITYTLTATNRSSAPVSGATAVDTLPTGVTLVEPLDPGLTPGPDGTLTWAIPDIAVGGAVTVTYQVTVDASAAGTTLTNVVVPGTPDGICIADEDCTTTHDVTQLIVDVADDCRLDAAYLTYSISSKNVPDAENLPVTVTWRTATGTVVRVDTIPAGQLTGELLWPGMVLNGDDVAIGWPGWRALAPSDFPLAPGAEIYGTQIRDTSLASEAYRNAMTVTFEMNPQAVATVDYPAVTPAGCAVPRDPDLHVVKTADRSTIKPGETFSYAIDVRNDSTLGVAYPVTLSDPIPSQLKVTAIDTAESGFPHWQDCAIVGSDADGYGGTLTCDLSAALGVSSSAPPITLSVLVAAGASGEITNTATACWMNPSDASAGERCAEGSASVTAGAIPVTGVESARLGWLAVVMLLGGALLLTAGTIRRRRLRRAE